In Daphnia magna isolate NIES linkage group LG5, ASM2063170v1.1, whole genome shotgun sequence, a single genomic region encodes these proteins:
- the LOC116922721 gene encoding ran GTPase-activating protein 1, with the protein MHLTENKLSWSSETKDFRTKEEIVDFSGKGLKLDTETDAQPIVDAIHAAKGLTGLILEGNTLGVEAAKSIAKALESKPTFQRALWKDAFTGRLKDEIPKALSFLGGGLILAKANLVELDLSDNALGPVGMEGLVQFLKSPVCYSLKCIRLNNNGLGIYGGRMLAQALNDCLKASKDAGSPLTLKTFIVGRNRLENEGAIALSEFFKAVGTLEEVQMPQNFIRHPGISALASALVYNPDLKILNLNDNTFTWRGSQAIAEALPKWQQLSVINFGDCLIRTKGAEFLAKALSSGHEHLKEVYMNHGEINLPGAKQLANSLKNKKMLTICDLNGNQFGEDGCLELKNIFNPFGDKKVLQSLSDDEGEPSSEEEESGEEEESDEEHEEKTDIQDKEKNVEHIPTDDAVHQINTNLAHLTANENIPLNVEAFLNAPTSARFYGLGDQKMPLILQHIDSVIASKPDEIFDVYAEVIMKLSSTVNLRSEKQLLEEVQQLVEIILKVAFEKAKTTEKMALCNNTFFIYMGLLKSEDKRFRPSWPLSGFFLILERIITTNPGCIPPSTLQSLETFFSRPQQAFEIYKEESVRLRKALNKP; encoded by the exons ATGCATTTAACAGAAAATAAGTTGAGCTGGAGCTCTGAAACCAAAGACTTTCGTACGAAAGAagaaatagtagattttagcGGGAAAGGACTTAAGTTAGACACAGAAACCGACG cccAACCTATTGTTGATGCAATTCATGCTGCAAAAGGTTTGACAGGACTAATTCTCGAAGGAAACACTCTTGGGGTAGAAGCTGCCAAATCCATAGCAAAAGCTCTTGAATCAAAGCCAACATTCCAAAGGGCACTGTGGAAGGATGCATTCACAGGCCGCTTGAAAGATGAGATTCCAAAAGCTTTG agCTTCTTAGGTGGTGGCCTAATCTTGGCAAAAGCTAACTTGGTTGAATTAGACTTGAGTGATAATGCATTAGGTCCTGTTGGAATGGAAGGTCTGGTGCAGTTTTTGAAAAGCCCGGTCTGTTACTCTCTGAAGTGTATAAGACTCAACAATAATGGCCTTGGGATTTATGGAGGAAGG ATGCTTGCCCAAGCTTTAAATGACTGTCTTAAAGCTAGTAAAGATGCTGGCTCACCATTGACTCTTAAAACTTTCATTGTTGGAAGAAATCGCCTGGAGAACGAGGGAGCTATTGCCCTCTCAGAATTTTTTAAG gCTGTAGGGACCCTGGAAGAGGTTCAGATGCCGCAAAATTTTATTAGACATCCTGGTATTTCTGCCTTGGCCAGCGCACTTGTTTACAACCCTGATCTAAAAATCCTCAACTTGAATGATAACACATTCACTTGGCGAGGATCACAAGCTATTGCGGAAGCTCTTCCGAAATGGCAGCAACTATCCGTGATCAATTTCGGCGATTGTTTAATCCGTACGAAAGGAGCAGAATTCCTGGCCAAGGCCCTGTCCAGTGGACACGAGCATCTAAAG GAAGTGTATATGAATCACGGCGAAATTAATCTGCCTGGAGCCAAGCAATTGGCTAATtcactaaaaaacaaaaaaatgcttaCAATTTGTGATCTAAATGGCAACCAATTCGGCGAAGATGGATGTCTGGAACTTAAAAATATCTTTAATCCCTTTGGTGATAAAAAAGTTCTGCAGAGTTTAAG TGATGATGAAGGTGAACCAAGcagcgaagaagaagaaagtggTGAGGAGGAGGAGAGTGACGAAGAACATGAAGAAAAAACGGATATCcaagataaagaaaagaatgtcGAGCACATCCCAACGGATGATGCCGTGCATCAAATTAATACTAACCTGGCCCATCTCACCGCAAACGAAAATATTCCG TTGAATGTGGAAGCCTTTCTTAATGCACCTACGTCGGCGCGCTTTTACGGCTTAGGCGACCAAAAAATGCCGTTGATTCTACAGCATATCGAC AGTGTGATAGCTTCCAAGCCGGACGAAATTTTTGATGTCTACGCTGAGGTCATTATGAAACTGAGTTCAACTGTTAATCTGAGATCAGAAAAGCAGTTACTTGAAGAAGTTCAGCAGTTAGTGGAAATAATATTGAAAGTGGCGTTTGAAAAAGCCAAGACTACAGAGAAGATGGCCTTATGTAACAATACATTCTTCATTTACATGGGTCTTTTAAAG AGTGAGGATAAACGATTTCGGCCTTCGTGGCCATTAAGTGGATTCTTTCTGATTCTGGAACGCATCATCACAACCAATCCCGGCTGCATTCCACCCAGTACCCTTCAGTCACTGGAAACCTTCTTTTCGCG GCCTCAGCAGGCTTTCGAAATCTACAAAGAAGAATCTGTAAGGTTAAGGAAAGCTCTGAATAAGCCCTGA
- the LOC116922723 gene encoding NEDD8-conjugating enzyme Ubc12 — MIKLFSLKQQKKDEIPGRAGNQKKASAAQLRITKDINELNLPKTCQMEFPDQDDLLNFKLIISPDEGFYRGGKFSFSFKVGPGYPHEPPKVKCETQVYHPNIDLEGNVCLNILREDWKPVLTINSIIYGLQYLFLEPNPEDPLNKEAAEVLQTNRRLFETNVQKSMRGGYIGSVYFERCLK, encoded by the exons ATGATCAAGCTTTTTTCTCTAAAGCaacaaaagaaagatgaaATTCCCGGTCGAGCAGGAAATCAGAAAAAAGCATCTGCTGCCCAGCTGCGTATCACCAAAG ATATTAATGAGTTGAACTTGCCTAAGACTTGTCAAATGGAATTTCCTGACCAAGATGACTTGTTGAACTTCAAACTAATCATTTCTCCAGATGAA GGCTTCTACAGAGGAGGGAAATTTTCATTTAGTTTTAAAGTAGGTCCTGGTTATCCCCATGAACCACCTAAAGTAAAATGTGAGACACAAGTGTATCATCCTAATATCGACCTTGAAGGAAATGTTTGTCTCAACATTTTACGAGAAGACTGGAAGCCAGTATTAACTATCAACTCTATAATTTATGGACTGCAGTACCTTTTCCTG GAACCTAATCCAGAAGATCCATTGAATAAAGAAGCAGCAGAAGTACTTCAGACAAATCGGCGATTATTTGAAACAAATGTTCAAAAATCCATGCGAGGGGGATATATTGGATCG GTTTATTTCGAACGATGCCTGAAATAA
- the LOC116922720 gene encoding importin-7, protein MDTRKIAELLRATIDPSQQQQAEEQLTQVHKIIGFAPSLLQVVMATDMDMPVRQAGVIYLKNMVTQNWQEREVEAGQPQVFHIHEQDRAMIRDAIVDAMVHAPDLVRVQLGVCVNHIVRYDFPGKWTQIVDKISIYLQSPDPNGWMGALLSLYQLVKNFEYKKVEERTPLTEAMNLLLPQVQQLLVRLLPDLSEQSVLLQKQILKLFYALTQYSLPMGLLTKPIFTQWMELARAIADRPVPEQTLSVDEDERPELPWWKCRKWAMHILVRVFERYGSPGNVNKEYKEFADWFLKTFSAGILEVMMRTLDQHRRKVYVSPRVLQQTLNYVNQAVGHAFSWKMLKPHSAAVIQEVLFPIMCYTDADEELWQCDPHEYIRTKFDIFEDYVSPVMAAQTLLHTICKKRKDQLQKTMEFLMQVLTAPNADPRQKDGALHMVGSLADILLKKPLYKSQMEQLLAQFVFPEFSSPHGHLRARACWVLQHFCNIKFNEETILAEAINLTQRSLLTDSELPVKVEAAVALQMLLSGQEEKAEKYVEPHIRPITLELLNIIRETENDELTTVMQKIVSTYTEQLMPVAVEICQHLVTTFGQVIGHDEESDERAITAMGLLNTIETLIAVMEDHEDVLTQLEPVALQVVGLIFTQSAMEFYEEALSLVFDLTSKKVSADLWKVLEMIYQVFEKDAFDYFTDMMPALHNYVTVDTEAFVSNPNYLLALFNMCKAILTGDSGEDAECHAAKLLEVILLQCKGRVDQCIPSFVELVLSRLTREVKTSELRTMCLQVIIAALYTSPNLVLETLKRLQAAMGDSSQSLTSHFIRQWIHDTDCFLGLHDRKLCVLGMCTLITAAPSHPGLVEECAQQIVPSLLLLFDGLKRAYAAKAAEEEENGNEDDEDDEDCEEVLSSDEDDIDHDGQDYLERLQEKITKASGQSPFPITTVIKDLPGDEDEEDGDDDEDEDDDEEETALEGYTTPLDVENCEIDEYIIFKQVLEEVQGTNPGWYNALTGALTSDQQKALNDVIVLADQRRAAAESKRIEEAGGYSFNQQTVPDSFNFGGNVSTSPFSR, encoded by the exons ATGGATACCAGAAAAATTGCTGAGTTATTGAGGGCAACAATTGACCCCAGTCAGCAGCAACAGGCCGAAGAACAACTGACACAG GTCCACAAAATTATTGGATTTGCTCCTTCCCTTCTTCAAGTTGTGATGGCTACGGACATGGACATGCCTGTTCGTCAAGCAG GTGTAATTTACCTAAAGAACATGGTCACACAAAACTGGCAGGAACGGGAAGTGGAGGCAGGCCAGCCTCAGGTGTTCCATATCCATGAGCAAGATAGGGCTATGATTCGTGATGCAATTGTTGATGCAATGGTTCATGCACCAGATTTAGTTCG GGTACAACTTGGTGTCTGTGTCAATCATATTGTACGATATGATTTCCCTGGAAAATGGACCCAGATAGTTGACAAGATAAGCATTTATCTTCAAAGCCCTGATCCAAATGGTTGGATGGGAGCTCTTTTAAGCTTGTATCAACTTGTCAAGAACTTTGAATATAAGAAAGTTGAGGAGAGGACACCATTGACTGAAGCAATGAATTTGCTTTTGCCACAAGTCCAGCAGCTACTTGTTCGCCTACTTCCTGATTTATCGGAACAGTCTGTGCTCCTCCAAAAGCAAATCCTGAAACTATTCTATGCTCTTACACAGTATTCCCTTCCCATGGGGCTATTAACAAAGCCCATTTTTACCCAGTGGATGGAGCTGGCCCGTGCTATAGCAGATCGCCCAGTTCCCGAGCAAACCTTGTCCGTGGATGAAGATGAAAGACCAGAACTACCGTGGTGGAAATGCAGAAAGTGGGCAATGCATATTCTTGTGCGAGTTTTTGAACGTTATGGCAGCCCGGGCAATGTTAATAAAGAGTATAAAGAATTCGCGGATTGGTTCCTCAAGACGTTCTCTGCTGGCATTTTGGAA GTTATGATGCGAACGCTTGACCAACATAGGCGCAAAGTGTATGTCTCACCTCGCGTTCTACAACAGACTTTAAATTACGTCAATCAAGCCGTGGGTCATGCGTTTTCTTGGAAGATGTTGAAGCCCCATTCAGCAGCCGTTATCCAGGAAGTCCTCTTCCCCATCATGTGCTACACGGATGCAGATGAAGAGCTATGGCAATGCGATCCGCATGAATATATTCGGACGAAGTTTGACATATTTGAAGATTATGTCAGCCCAGTTATGGCTGCCCAGACCTTGCTTCACACAATCTGTAAGAAGAGGAAAGATCAGCTTCAGAAAACGATGGAATTCCTTATGCAG GTTCTGACTGCGCCTAATGCTGACCCGCGACAAAAAGACGGCGCGCTGCACATGGTTGGAAGCCTTGCGgatattttgttaaaaaaaccGCTATACAAAAGTCAAATGGAGCAGTTGCTTGCTCAGTTTGTGTTTCCCGAGTTTTCGAGCCCTCACGGGCACCTACGTGCTCGAGCCTGCTGGGTCCTACAACATTTCTGTAACATAAAGTTTAACGAAGAAACTATCCTTGCGGAGGCCATAAATTTGACCCAGCGGTCTTTGTTGACGGATTCAGAATTGCCCGTGAAG GTGGAGGCTGCAGTGGCTCTTCAAATGCTGCTTAGTGGTCAAGAAGAAAAGGCAGAAAAATACGTCGAACCGCACATTCGGCCCATCACGCTAGAGCTTTTGAACATTATCCGAGAAACGGAAAATGATGAATTGACAACAGTTATGCAAAAAATCGTATCCACTTATACTGAACAGTTGATGCCTGTAGCTGTGGAGATCTGTCAGCATCTAGTGACCACATTTGGCCAAGTAATTGGTCATGACGAAGAGTCAGATGAGAGGGCCATCACAGCTATGGGGCTACTAAATACAATCGAAACTTTGATTGCCGTCATGGAGGACCATGAGGACGTATTAACCCAGCTAGAACCTGTTGCATTGCAG GTTGTTGGACTTATTTTCACACAGTCAGCTATGGAATTCTACGAGGAAGCGCTATCGTTAGTCTTCGACCTTACTAGTAAGAAAGTTTCGGCGGACCTCTGGAAAGTCTTGGAAATGATTTATCAA GTGTTCGAAAAAGACGCCTTTGACTACTTCACCGACATGATGCCTGCACTCCATAATTATGTTACTGTCGACACAGAGGCATTTGTCAGCAACCCAAACTATCTTTTGGCTTTGTTCAACATGTGCAAAGCTATTTTAACTGGAGATTCTGGAGAAGATGCCGAGTGCCACGCTGCCAAGCTTTTGGAAGTTATATTGTTGCAGTGCAAAGGACGGGTGGATCAGTGTATCCCATCGTTTGTCGAGCTTGTATTGTCGAGGTTAACACGTGAGGTGAAAACGTCCGAATTGAGAACCATGTGCTTGCAG GTGATAATCGCTGCATTGTATACGAGCCCTAACCTCGTATTAGAGACGCTTAAACGACTTCAGGCAGCAATGGGTGATTCATCCCAATCATTAACATCGCATTTTATTCGCCAGTGGATTCATGATACAGACTGCTTTTTAG GTCTACATGATCGCAAGCTCTGTGTGTTGGGAATGTGCACGCTTATCACGGCCGCTCCATCCCACCCTGGCCTTGTAGAAGAGTGTGCACAGCAAATTGTACCATCGTTACTATTGCTTTTCGACGGGTTGAAGCGTGCGTATGCAGCCAAGGCAgctgaagaagaggaaaacggTAATGAGGACGACGAAGATGATGAAGACTGTGAAGAAGTGCTCAGCTCCGACGAAGATGACATCGACCATGATGGCCAAGATTACTTGGAGCGTCTTCAG gaaaaaattacGAAAGCTTCGGGCCAGTCTCCATTTCCCATCACCACCGTTATCAAAGACCTTCCTGGGGACGAGGACGAGGAAGATggcgatgatgatgaagatgaggatgatgacgaagaagaaacagCTTTAGAAG GCTATACTACTCCATTAGACGTAGAAAATTGCGAAATTGACGAATATATAATTTTCAAGCAAGTACTTGAAGAAGTTCAAGGTACTAATCCCGGCTGGTACAATGCTTTGACTGGAGCTCTAACGAGCGATCAACAGAAAGCTCTAAATGACGTGATTGTTCTTGCTGATCAACGACGTGCAGCCGCTGAAAGCAAAAGGATTGAAGAAGCTGGAG GTTATAGTTTTAACCAACAAACGGTTCCCGATTCCTTTAATTTTGGTGGAAACGTGTCTACTTCACCCTTTAGCAGATGA
- the LOC116922722 gene encoding D-2-hydroxyglutarate dehydrogenase, mitochondrial — protein MSAINKLSVGIRKFHTTASRLRKYVELTAVRYPLLKRGNFSFLSDRHLGFFQSILSAHQVLTDELNDLSGYNVDWMRSVRGSSRLVLRPKTTEEVAAILQYCNVQNIAICPQGGNTGLVGGSVPVFDEVVLSLELMDEVISVDELSGVTIVQAGCVLEKLETVLHLSNLALPLDLGAKGSCQIGGNVATNAGGIRLLRYGNLHGSVLGLTAVLANGQIMDCLNTNKKDNTGYDLKQLFIGSEGTLGVVTQVALQCQPKPSSVQVGFFGLNSFENVLETLRLSKRNLGEILSSCELIDQSSLECVTKQLELRSPINNFPFYMLLETAGSNAGHDAEKLNSLLEILINNGTIVDGTLAVDSAQAKNLWGLRERISEALACEGYVYKYDVSVPIRQFYQLVDDIRIRLGNLPIRCCGYGHLGDGNLHLNITSHEYNPILLNRIEPFVYDWVGQERGSVSAEHGLGLKKRDYMEYSKSPTAIHWMRRVKKLFDPNNILNPYKIFPEQSSTD, from the exons ATGTCAGCGATAAATAAATTATCAGTTGGAATAAGAAAGTTTCACACAACAGCCAGCCGATTGAGGAAATATGTAGAGCTGACTGCCGTAAGATATCCTCTTTTAAAACGCggaaatttttcgtttttatctGATAGGCACTTAGGATTTTTCCAAAGTATCCTAAGCGCTCATCAAGTTCTTACTGACGAGTTGAACGATCTTTCAGGATATAATGTTGATTGGATGCGTTCAGTAAGGG GTTCTAGCAGGTTGGTATTACGCCCCAAGACAACAGAGGAAGTTGCAGCAATTTTGCAATACTGCAACGTTCAGAATATTGCCATTTGCCCACAAGGTGGTAATACAGGCTTAGTTGGTGGGTCTGTGCCAGTTTTTGATGAAGTTGTCCTCTCTCTGGAGCTCATGGATGAAGTTATTTCTGTGGATGAACTATCAG gAGTTACAATTGTACAAGCTGGTTGTGTTTTAGAAAAACTGGAAACTGTTTTGCATCTCAGCAATTTGGCTTTGCCTCTTGATTTGGGAGCCAAAGGCAGTTGCCAAATAGGAGGAAACGTGGCAACCAATG CTGGAGGAATCCGCCTCCTCCGATATGGTAATTTGCACGGATCGGTATTGGGTTTGACGGCGGTCCTTGCCAATGGTCAAATAATGGATTGTCTtaacacaaataaaaaggataaCACGGGCTATGATCTAAAGCAATTATTCATCGGATCAGAAGGGACTCTAGGTGTCGTTACCCAAGTAGCACTACAGTGTCAGCCAAAGCCGTCATCAGTACAAGTAGGATTCTTTG GCCTTAATTCATTTGAAAACGTGCTTGAAACTCTGCGTCTTTCGAAAAGAAACCTTGGGGAAATTCTATCATCCTGCGAACTGATAGACCAGTCTTCTTTGGAATGCGTCACAAAACAGTTGGAACTACGATCACCTATAAATAATTTTCCATTTTATATGCTTCTGGAAACGGCTG GTTCGAATGCTGGTCATGACGCCGAAAAGTTGAATTCGTTGTTAGAAATATTAATAAATAATGGAACTATCGTGGATGGCACACTGGCCGTTGATTCTGCTCAGGCAAAG AATTTGTGGGGATTACGTGAAAGAATTTCTGAAGCTTTAGCATGTGAAGGCTATGTTTACAAGTATGACGTCTCTGTACCCATTAGACAGTTTTATCAACTTGTAGATGACATACGAATTCGACTAGGAAATTTACCCATCCGATGTTGCGGATACGGACATTTAG GCGATGGCAATCTTCATCTGAATATCACTAGTCACGAATACAACCCCATACTGTTAAACAGGATTGAGCCCTTCGTTTACGATTGGGTCGGTCAAGAACGGGGAAGCGTAAGCGCTGAACATGGACTAGGTTTGAAAAAGAGAGACTACATGGAATACTCTAAATCGCCAACAGCAATTCATTGGATGCGACGCGTTAAGAAGCTCTTTGATCCAAATAATATTCTAAATCCTTACAAAATCTTTCCGGAGCAGTCGTCAactgattaa
- the LOC116922724 gene encoding uncharacterized protein LOC116922724, giving the protein MKRRLSTWFLLAAILIQSTYTDKVPDSSVLPLEHRGVDINPIPLGAASSANKRQIPLPPNYIPSGPGLLPPPSGGLASYPPQGSPIGPASEDQWPIGQPSDQPQIKNLQVQCEKTHMRVNIEFDRPFYGMIFSKGHYSDSNCVHVRPGSGQLSATFDVYLNSCGMTSSANQAAGGAYGAPSPAGTFVENTIIIQYDPLVQEVWDQARRLRCTWYDYYEKSVTFRPFAVDMLNAVTANFLGDNLQCWMQIQVGKGPWASEVSGIVKIGQTMTMVLAIKDDENKFDMLVRNCVAHDGLRAPIQLVDQYGCVTRPKIMSRFQKVRNFGQSASVVSYAYFQAFKFPDSMNVHFQCVIQVCRNQCPEPKCDAGAGGLPGDLGYAASSSKVVGVDPRVPGGPGGAAPPQSLPVNRGGPQPNYKNVNRAGEADESESRQFLGKPRMVSANATDGIRSRRSADEQPTILHVYKRDAQDMTDVPTTRFIQVVAPGDVAFTLNPNQNETVVVQNLTDMDGNHICLSVPSFVGGLTMLLLVLIIACMVAVFLLLRVRQFDGKGKSSSSLGSLAHIEHPEFVKVSNCK; this is encoded by the exons ATGAAGCGACGACTTAGTACCTGGTTCCTTCTCGCCGCCATTTTGATCcag AGCACCTACACTGACAAGGTACCGGATTCTTCCGTCCTGCCTCTGGAACATCGTGGTGTGGATATCAATCCTATTCCGCTAGGAGCAGCATCAAGTGCCAATAAACGCCAGATTCCACTTCCACCGAACTACATCCCATCTGGGCCTGGACTGTTACCTCCACCATCCGGCGGCCTTGCTAGTTACCCACCTCAGGGTAGTCCGATTGGCCCAGCTTCTGAAGATCAGTGGCCCATTGGCCAGCCTAGCGATCAACCGCAAATTAAGAATTTGCAAGTGCAGTGCGAGAAGACGCACATGCGTGTCAACATTGAATTCGATCGGCCTTTCTACGGAATGATCTTCTCCAAAGGACATTACAGCGACTCCAACTGCGTTCACGTACGACCCGGATCTGGCCAGCTTAGCGCTACGTTCGACGTTTACCTCAACAGCTGTGGCATGACTTCATCAGCCAACCAG GCTGCTGGTGGTGCCTACGGAGCTCCCTCACCTGCTGGAACTTTTGTTGAGAACACAATCATCATCCAGTACGACCCACTTGTTCAGGAAGTCTGGGATCAGGCCCGCCGTCTTCGTTGCACATG gtaCGATTACTACGAAAAGTCGGTCACCTTCCGTCCATTCGCCGTTGATATGCTCAACGCCGTCACGGCCAACTTCCTCGGTGATAACCTTCAATGCTGGATGCAGATCCAAGTTGGCAAAGGTCCCTGGGCTTCTGAAGTCAGCGGTATCGTCAAGATCGGTCAGACGATGACGATGGTGTTGGCCATCAAGGATGACGAGAACAAATTCGACATGTTGGTTCGCAACTGCGTGGCTCACGATGGCCTCCGCGCCCCCATCCAGTTGGTCGACCAATACGGTTGCGTCACTCGACCAAAGATTATGTCACGTTTCCAGAAAGTCCGCAACTTTGGCCAGTCTGCTTCCGTTGTGTCTTATGCTTACTTCCAG GCTTTCAAATTCCCCGACTCCATGAACGTTCACTTCCAGTGCGTCATCCAAGTCTGCCGTAACCAATGCCCTGAACCTAAATGCGACGCTGGTGCTGGTGGTCTACCTGGTGATCTCGGCTACGCTGCTTCATCCTCCAAGGTCGTCGGAGTAGATCCTCGTGTTCCAGGCGGCCCTGGAGGTGCTGCTCCTCCTCAATCTCTCCCAGTGAACCGAGGTGGACCTCAACCCAACTACAAGAATGTCAACCGTGCCGGTGAAGCTGACGAGTCCGAGTCTCGCCAGTTCTTGGGCAAACCTCGCATGGTCTCTGCCAACGCTACCGATGGCATCCGTTCCAGACGCAGCGCTGATGAACAGCCAACTATCTTGCACGTCTACAAACGTGACGCTCAGGATATGACGGACGTGCCAACCACACGTTTCATCCAGGTTGTCGCTCCAGGTGACGTCGCCTTCACCCTCAACCCCAACCAAAACGAAACTGTGGTCGTGCAGAACCTGACCGACATGGATGGCAACCACATCTGCCTTTCTGTGCCCAGCTTCGTCGGTGGATTGACCATGTTGTTGCTGGTCCTCATCATCGCCTGTATGGTGGCCGTCTTCCTCTTACTGCGCGTCCGCCAGTTTGACGGAAAGGGTAAATCCAGCAGTTCTTTGGGATCGCTGGCTCACATCGAGCACCCAGAATTCGTCAAAGTCTCCAACTGCAAATAA
- the LOC116922726 gene encoding uncharacterized protein LOC116922726: MKSIGISKSLAPVLLILLPLVIADGFKDHQLKLGYDTGEYRLLKWLNKIRGTDRTTTQTKSQFEPIKIETITPEIQYNTSNFTQTQVFDTPQLAKATYSSVPQPLDNKSSSKSSLDSVEGPETRPLVTSVASPSYKDYFYLKWFHGSPKATYFNETALPDEPISVLDSKAEHGDNPTVAPLPAIQNSPEEPANQEFNVENIDFSDAESTESAFLSSDSILGKVLGKIKQMMPLKTQKLDIEPLKLYDEPPKPQPFTRPNVVQFPLPSNVQQVHSQPIKEVNPPVVSVQPVYHEISSAIKQSPEQTITSTTTENSLPTTSNSPPQPNPPSEEERPAEPSSTPLPPSDSNSEWPETKDDISERMSGPLQTMFYYPRRPTNNPAQLEEPAYSALELAFSPLVPAYP; encoded by the exons ATGAAATCTATTGGAATTTCAAAG TCTCTCGCTCCAGTCTTGCTGATTCTACTGCCGCTTGTAATTGCCGATGGCTTTAAAGATCACCAGTTAAAACTAGGATACGACACCGGAGAATATCGCCTATTGAAATGGCTAAACAAAATCAGGGGAACAGATAGGACCACAACTCAAACAAAATCCCAATTCGAACCGATTAAAATCGAAACGATAACTCCCGAAATTCAGTACAACACGTCAAATTTCACGCAAACTCAAGTGTTTGATACTCCTCAGTTAGCCAAGGCAACATACTCTTCCGTGCCGCAGCCGCTGGATAATAAATCGTCATCCAAATCTTCTCTTGACTCTGTTGAAGGACCCGAAACAAGGCCGTTGGTGACATCAGTGGCATCTCCTTCCTACAAAGATTATTTCTATTTGAAATGGTTCCACGGCTCACCAAAAGCAACATACTTTAATGAAACTGCGCTTCCAGACGAACCGATATCGGTTCTTGACAGCAAGGCGGAACACGGCGATAATCCAACAGTAGCACCTCTTCCAGCGATTCAAAATTCTCCAGAGGAACCGGCGAACCAGGAATTTAATGTGGAAAACATTGACTTTAGTGACGCAGAATCGACCGAATCGGCTTTCCTTTCGAGCGATTCTATTCTTGGAAAAGTTTTAGGCAAAATTAAACAGATGATGCcattgaaaacacaaaaattagATATCGAACCGCTAAAATTATACGACGAACCCCCTAAACCGCAGCCTTTTACTCGACCGAATGTGGTTCAATTTCCTCTACCCAGCAATGTACAACAGGTTCACAGTCAACCTATTAAAGAAGTTAACCCTCCTGTTGTTTCAGTCCAACCCGTCTATCATGAAATAAGCTCAGCTATCAAACAGTCGCCAGAACAAACAATTACTTCAACAACTACTGAAAATAGCCTGCCAACTACGTCTAACAGTCCACCACAACCAAACCCGCCAAGCGAAGAAGAAAGACCAGCTGAACCGTCTTCTACCCCACTGCCGCCTTCTGATTCCAACAGTGAATGGCCTGAAACAAAAGATGATATTTCGGAGCGGATGTCCGGCCCTTTACAGACGATGTTTTATTACCCCAGACGACCGACCAACAATCCAGCACAACTTGAAGAGCCAGCTTATAGCGCACTAGAATTGGCTTTTAGCCCACTGGTTCCAGCATATCCGTAG